The DNA segment ATTGACTGGCGAGGCTGCTAAGGTACGATTCAAATGCTAGTGGAATGGTCGGAATTAATGTGCCGTGAGGTTCGTTGTCCTAGATGAGGAATGGGGAGTTTTTGTGAAGATTGCTGATGATGTAACACAGCTGGTGGGGGGTACCCCGCTAGTTCGGTTGAACCGGTTGACGGCCGGCCTTGACGCTACCGTTGCAGCGAAGCTTGAGTTTTTCAACCCTGGCAATAGCGTCAAGGATCGGATTGGTGTGGCAATGCTTGAGGCAGCGATCGCCGAGGGTCGAGTGACAAAGGACTCCGTGATCGTTGAACCCACGAGTGGGAATACCGGTATTGCGTTGGCCATGGTGTGTGCGGCGAAAGGTTATCGCTGCATCCTGACCATGCCGGAGACGATGAGCCGCGAGCGCCGCATGCTGCTGCGGGCCTTTGGCGCCGACTTGGTGCTGACGCCAGGACCTGGGGGTATGGGTGGGGCGATCGCAAAGGCGAGCGAGTTGGTTGCGTCGGATCCCAACTACGTGATGTTGCAACAGTTTGAGAACCCTGCGAATCCTGCGATTCACCGCCAGACTACGGCGGAGGAGATCTGGGCCGACACCGATGGAGCCGTCGACATAGTCGTGGCGGGTGTTGGCACCGGTGGAACGATAAGCGGTATCGGCGAGGCATTGAAACCCCGTAAGCCTGGTCTGGTGATGGTCGCCGTTGAGCCTGAGGCTTCACCGGTGCTCTCTGGGGGACAGAAGGGTCCACACCCGATCCAAGGAATTGGTGCGGGATTTGTCCCTCAGACCTATGATGCGACCGTTGTCGATGAGGTTGTGCAGGTCTCTAACGAAGCCGCCTTCGAATACGCGCGACGGATGGCCAAAGAGGAGGGGCTTCTGGTGGGCATCTCCTCTGGCGCGGCGACGTTTGCCGCGTTGGAGGTAGCCAAGCGACCGGAGAATGCGGGTAAGTTGATCGTGGTCATTATTCCATCCTTTGGAGAACGGTATCTCTCGACACCACTCTTTGCGGATCTAGGAGATTAGATGTTACGTACCCTGCGAGGAGACATCCAGGCGGCACTGGATCGTGATCCAGCGGCCAATAGTGTCCTTGAAGTTGCACTTACGTATCCTGGGGTGCATGCACTTTGGGGATGGAGAATCAGCCATCCCCTCTGGTTGCGGGGGCATCGTCTGCTCGCGCGGTCGGTCTCGATGATCACGCGCACGCTCACCGGTGTGGAGATTCATCCGGGTGCACAGATTAGTTCGGGACTGTTCATCGATCATGCGACTGGAGTCGTCATTGGGGAGACCGCTGAAATCGGATCCGACGTCACCCTCTATCACGGGGTGACCCTTGGAGGACGGAGTCTTGAACGCGGGAAGCGCCATCCAACCCTTGGCGATCGGGTAGTGGTTGGCGCTGGTGCGAAGATTCTCGGCCCGGTGGTAATTGGAGAGGACTCGAGCGTGGGAGCCAATGCGGTCGTGCTTGAGTCGATGCCGTCACACTCGGTCATTGTGGGTGTCCCAGCGAAGGTGGTCAAGCGCGACCCCCGACTCTGTGAATCTATCAAC comes from the Ferrimicrobium sp. genome and includes:
- the cysK gene encoding cysteine synthase A gives rise to the protein MKIADDVTQLVGGTPLVRLNRLTAGLDATVAAKLEFFNPGNSVKDRIGVAMLEAAIAEGRVTKDSVIVEPTSGNTGIALAMVCAAKGYRCILTMPETMSRERRMLLRAFGADLVLTPGPGGMGGAIAKASELVASDPNYVMLQQFENPANPAIHRQTTAEEIWADTDGAVDIVVAGVGTGGTISGIGEALKPRKPGLVMVAVEPEASPVLSGGQKGPHPIQGIGAGFVPQTYDATVVDEVVQVSNEAAFEYARRMAKEEGLLVGISSGAATFAALEVAKRPENAGKLIVVIIPSFGERYLSTPLFADLGD
- the cysE gene encoding serine O-acetyltransferase, with translation MLRTLRGDIQAALDRDPAANSVLEVALTYPGVHALWGWRISHPLWLRGHRLLARSVSMITRTLTGVEIHPGAQISSGLFIDHATGVVIGETAEIGSDVTLYHGVTLGGRSLERGKRHPTLGDRVVVGAGAKILGPVVIGEDSSVGANAVVLESMPSHSVIVGVPAKVVKRDPRLCESINDLGADAEITNLETPKRLRLASGYDGNPTGDYII